The genomic interval GTTACTTTGATGATCCGCGTGAGTACAGAGATTACAGAGACCCCTATGAGCAGGACATCCGCAAATACAGTTACTTGCAGAGGGAACGTGAGCGTGAGCGCTTTGAAACAGACCGTGAACGTGACCATGGGCGTAGAACAATGGAACACAGCCAGAGCCCTTCTCACCCTCATCGCCCTGCCAGTCCTACAGCGTCCCACTCCCTCTCTGAGCGTCTACCAAATGACTCTGATCGCCGCATTTGCTGTAGATCCTCAGAGCGAAGTGCCAGCTGCAGTTCACTCTCACCTCCAAGATTTGACAAGGCACGAACCGATCGGTATAATAAGAGTGATAAGCCAGAGAAGGATGGACCATTTGAAACTGAACATGGTACTGGGGGTGATAAGGAAAAGTGGTCTGGGCGCAAGGAGAAGGGTGAAAAACAGAGGCTGAGAAAGCTTAAATTGCAATCTCCCAGCGTTCCATCGCCTGAGACAGTGCCTAAACTGGAAAGAGAAGTTAGTCCAGATGCAGTCCTTCGAAGCAAAGTCAGCAAGTTTCCCCTTAAGGAAAAAGAAGGCTCAGGCAAAGGACGGCTAGACCTACCACCTTGTGTGGTGCAGCTAACACGTGTGAAGGAGAAGGAAGTGAACTTGCTTGGTCATGCTGTCCTAGAAAAACAAAGAGTTAGAGGTGGGAATGACAGTATCCGGCTTGCATCACCTTCAAGGGATCAGAAAAGTCCTCCCTTCCACATAGATCACCAAAAAGGAGACATAGTCAAGCATGGGAAGGTGCCAAAAGACAACCACCTTGAAGTTGTTGACAAGGATGGTAAAATGAAAGCCAAAAAACATATGAAAGCTGACCCTAGGTATGATGGTTCTAACTGTGTGGATGTTGACCGTCTAGCTGCACGAAAGAGGCGTTTTGAAGACTCCATGGGGAAGACCAATCAACTGAAGAGGGATAGTCCGGAAGAGGGCAGTAGACTGGGACTTAGGAAGACACCTGACAGTGCTATGGCAAAGGAGAATGAGGATGAAAAGAGCCTATTGCGCAAAGTGGTGCATAAGATGGAGCATTGCAAGGCTAAATCTGAGAGACTTGTTACTGTTTGCAGTCCTAAAGATGAAAAAGAGTCTGAAATAGTCTCCATGGGAATGGGGCTTGGACTCAGTTTGGAACTTCAGTCACGACTTGGAGAACCAACAGAAGAGGCAACAGATCCATTAGACCCAACCTGTCTGAAAATTCAGTTTTGGGGATCAAGTCTCACGAAAATCTCTGATGGGAGTCTTGACCAGGACGCATTCACGGAACTGCCGCAGCAAGACAATGGCGAGCAGGGTGTAGGACTATACAAAAGTAGAGGGGAGACTGAGGAACGACTTGAGTCTGACCTTGACCACTCTCAGACCTGCAGAAAACAAATGGAACAGAGCCGACAAGAGCCTGACAAATCATATAAATCAGAAAGCCCACAAGACGGCGACACAGAGGACTTTGAACGGTGCAGTCTGGTGCATGAGGTAGGAAAAACACCTCAAGATGTTACAGACGATTATCCATCTAGCAAACGTAAGAAATCCGAGAGTTTTGAATTTGACTTGCTAAGTGGTAAGAGAGACTGCAACTACAGGTCTTCCTGTGAATTAAATGAAGACCTTGACCTGAGTGTCATATCTTTTTCTGGCTCTGGTCCCTTTCCTTCAAATGAAGAAGAGTGTTTTTCCCGGTTAGCACAATCAGTTACCAATAAAAAGACTAAAGACTCTCCAAAAGAAATGGACAAAGTCTACTCGCATGTAGATTCATTGAAATACAGCTTGGACATGACACCTAATTGTTTCCGTTCCCCTATCACAGAATTTCCTAAGCTTAAAACAGCATTGCTTGGGTGTAACGAGCAGTTACTTCAACGATGGGAGAGTAGAATCAAATCTGACTGCCTCAGAATGGACATGACCTTCCCCAGTAGCATTGTGAAACAAGAAAGCATTTGCAAACGTCTTGTGTGTGAACTAGAACCTGGAGAAGTATCGTCAGATTCAGATGATGATGGTGTTAACAAAAACCACTCCCCTAAGCCCAACACCTCACTGTCCTCTATCCTCGGGGAACGTGAAGAAAGGTTGACAGGCCTCAAGCTCTCATGCTCCCTGGAGAAGAACAAGTTCTATTCTTTTGCATTAGACAAGACTATCACTCCAGACACACAAGCACTTCTTGAGCGAGCCAAGTCATTGTCCTCCGCAAGGGAGGATAATTGGTCTTTTCTTGACAGAGACTCTCGCTTTGCCAGTCTTCGTGGTGGCTCAGACAAAGAAAAGGTAGAGTCTGTACCACGACCTATCCCATCTTGGTACATGAAAAAGAAGAAGATTCGTACTGACTCTGAAGGTAAACTGGATGACAATAAGAAAGACCCCAAAGCAGAGGATCTGGAACGGCAGGAGCTGTTTGCATCTCGTTTTCTTCATAGTTCAATCTTTGAGCAAGATTCACGGCGTCTACAACATCTTGAGCGCAAAGATCCTGAGTTGGGAGTTGGCAGATATCCTGTCAAACAGGATGCTGTCAAAGGACAACCTGGGCCATGGGGAGGGGACCTTCAAGAGCCCATAGTTCTTTTTCATAGCCGCTTTCTGGAGCTTCAACAACAGAAGGAGACCTCATGGGGCCACTTTCCACAAGAAATTCAAAGTGTTGATGAGAGTGAACAAGAAGCGTCTCCCAAGGTTTTAGAGTTCATGCAGAAGGCCGATATTAAATCAGTCAGCCCTGCGCTCATCTTGCCAATTTCACAGTTTTTTTCTTCACCCAGAGAGATTTCTCCACAGCAGGAGAAAGAAGTTGTTTTAACTACTTCATCCTCTGAACAGACTCTTTCACTGATTGAAGAGGAAAAACTAGAACATAATCTTGAAGTGTTCCCACCCCAATCTCCTCTAGTAGAGATCGAACCCCTTGCCTCAATTTTAATCACACCCTTATCACCTTTCCTTTCAGATGCTGAGGTTAAAGTTGAACCTAAAGAGGTATTATGTGAACCCAGAGTTACAACTGAAGACAATCTTACAGTGGATCATACATCTTTCCTTGATAATAAGCCTCCCACTCCTGGTGCCTCATTAAGTAGTTTTGAGGCAAATGCTGCTGAATTCACCTGTTCTGCTTCCCCCAAGGTTGATGAGAATATCGAAATGGTAAAGATAGAGACCCAACCAGAGAAACCATATTCTAAGGACTTTGACAAACCTCAGAAATCTGACGATTCCCAAGAGGTTCACATACCAGTCTCAGAGGCTGGAATCAAACCAGCAAAGCCAATTCGCAAACAACCCAAGAGTAAAAGAGCTAAGCCAAATGTGTCAGTAACACAAATCCTGGAGCCCCCCAAAACCGCTGTCTCTGAGAAACCAGTAACTCGAAAGAGTGAGCGAATTGACAGAGAGAAGCTGAAAAGGTCTTCATCTCCACGAGGAGAAGTATTAAAGGCATCATCAGAACCTAAAACCACAGCCAAGTCACCAGTTAATGTCCCTGACTCCGAGAATGAAGCAATCCTAATCCACGGAAGGAGCAGACGACGAAATGTTCGGTCAGTTTATGCCACACAGTCTGAAGGGGATGCCCAGCCACCATGTAAAGAGGTGGTGGAGTCCTCCTGCTCCACCCGTAAGTGTGGTGTCGACAAGGATCTAGTGCTGCAGCAGGATGCATTGAACACATCTACCTACACAAGGCGAGGTCGCCCACCCAAGTCACGCAGGCGAGGGGAAGATGTGTCACCAGTGAAAGGGGACTCACAAAAATCATCAGAGGAAGACAGTGACATGAAAGAGCCTGCGAACACTGGACAGGGTTCTAGAATGTCTGAGGGGTGGTGTTCACCCCGTATGCAGAAAGTGCAGACAGCTCAAGTGTCTTCACTTACTGGGGCTTCAATTGGCAGGAAAGCAAGTAGAGTAGACAAACAATCCAAGAGTGAAACATCATCAGGAAAGAAGTCAGTTGATAGTACAACTACTAAAGAGCCTGAGCCCAAAATAAAAGATGAGTCCGAAGAAGCAGGGAAATTATTAGAGGAAGCAATGCAATGCTTGCCAACACAGAAAGACGAAGGAGACAAAGTGCTAACTGATCAAATTGAGAAAAAGTATTCTGAAGGGGACATTGAGAGGATAGAATCTACCCATGTGGAGAAAAGACAACAATCTGAAAAGAGTGGGAAAGTAAAAGCACCAAGGTTTACACAAAATGCCAAATTGGTGACAGAGGATAAATCGCTTGGCTTGAGAAACCTTGAGATTCGTGTAAGCTTAGATGATGTGAAAGGGTTGCTTTGCTCTGAGGAGGATGAGGCTGTATCTTTTGAGACCACTGCTAAAAATTCCAAACCAGCAGTACCAGATAAAGAAGAAGCAAGGACTCAGTGTTATCTGAAAGATGCTGCAGAGTTCAGCCCAGAGGAAAGGGAAGATGCTCTGTTAGACCCTGAACAAACGGTAGACCCAGCAGCCGCTATTTTGGCACGTCAGATGGAACTGGAACGGGCAGTGGAGAATATTGCCAAACTTACAGTTGTGCAACCTCTTCAACCCTATAAGGAACCACCTGCAGAgccacctaccctgctgccccctGTCACTATAGAACCAGAGAATGAAATGGAGGGGGAGAAGTCAGCTATTCCTGCCAGTGAAACCGAACTAGCTGCTGCTATTGATTCCATTACTGCGGAAGACATATCTACTGATACAGATGGTTTCACAGCTCCTTCCACTTATACTGCAATTGTTCCTACCCCAGAGCCTCTGGTCTTACCCTCTGCCAATGATGTCTTGGAACCAGAAACACACATGGCTATCAGCAACATTATTGACCCAGACCCAGAGATGGGAGTTTTGATTCCCAGTGCCAAACCCCTGATGACAGATGCTAAAGCCTCTGAATCAACAGTCTCTGGGGCCTCTGCCGAAGATGAGTCTCTTccatcagaaacacacacaaaaaaagggaAAGCTGTCAGACCTAAGACTCCAAAGAGGTCCAGAGGACGAAAGGCTGTCAACCGGAAGGGAGAGACTGCTGAAGAGGTATCAGAAGCTGAGACCTCCCCCTTCAAGCTACCAGAGTCCATTCCTGAAGAAATTGAAGTCATCAACTCTAAGGCAGCTACTGCAACAGCCACTGTTGTCGCCTCAGCTGCTACCTGCAAATGTGATATCACATGCACCATGACTGTGAACACTCCCAAGGAGGCAGAACAACCTGCTGTGGAACAACCTGTACCTGAAGAATCAGCCTTTCACTCTGGCACCAAGAGACTTCCTCATTTCAAAAAGTTTCAAATATCCGCAGTagcccctgctctctctccatcccctgctCTCACACCTTCTCCAACCCAATTgaatctccctccaccctgccaAGGCAAGATGCCTGTTTCACCAGACTGGCTTCACAGATCTGAAGAAAGTATAATACATGCTACTCCTGCAACTCTAGTTTCTGTATTGACTCCCTCTGCACCAGCAGTAACAGCGCTTGGAAGCCAGTCGGCAAATCCACTTATGCCTC from Oncorhynchus keta strain PuntledgeMale-10-30-2019 chromosome 27, Oket_V2, whole genome shotgun sequence carries:
- the spen gene encoding msx2-interacting protein isoform X3, producing the protein MVRETRHLWVGNLPENVREEKIIEHFKRYGRVESVKVLPKRGSEGGVAAFVDFVDIKSAQKAHNSINKMGDRDLRTDYNEPGTIPSAVRGLDDSLSLGSRGRDVSGFIRAAGGPVYGPPASLHSREGRYERRLDGTAESRDRAYDHSAYGHHERASSSFDRQRHYDTDYYRDTRERMLNSVTGTACGGGGAVSAGIGGGVVGAGISGTVGGAGTGGSGGSSSVGVGYYRSHSRSPSHFDTPEPRYEPRAREPFILASVVHRDLYQEEGGRRRDRSYHDSRSRSPHSTHSRNPSPQRLSTQASRPPRSHSGSGSRSRSSSSDSVSSTSSSTSGSSDSSSSSSDGSPARSVQSAAIPAPLSLPLSALDKDEPRKSFGVKVQNLPVRSTDTSLKDGLFHEFKKYGKVTSVQIHGALEERYGLVFFRQQEDQEKALAASKGKLFFGMQIEVIAWNGPETESENEFRPLDERIDEFHPKATRTLFIGNLEKTTSYHDLLNIFQRFGEIVDIDVKKVNGAPQYAFLQYSDITSVCKAIKKMDGEYLGNNRLKLGFGKSMPTTCVWLDGLASNITEQYLTRHFCRYGHVIKVVFDRPKGMALILYNNIEYAQAAVKETKGWKIGGNKIKVDFANQESQMAFYHSMQASGQDIRDFYEILSERRDERRPQYEFTAERPFFDNSVRTPGGTFTEDPRRKLPDRGREFYTEWDSYQGDFYDPRYFDDPREYRDYRDPYEQDIRKYSYLQRERERERFETDRERDHGRRTMEHSQSPSHPHRPASPTASHSLSERLPNDSDRRICCRSSERSASCSSLSPPRFDKARTDRYNKSDKPEKDGPFETEHGTGGDKEKWSGRKEKGEKQRLRKLKLQSPSVPSPETVPKLEREVSPDAVLRSKVSKFPLKEKEGSGKGRLDLPPCVVQLTRVKEKEVNLLGHAVLEKQRVRGGNDSIRLASPSRDQKSPPFHIDHQKGDIVKHGKVPKDNHLEVVDKDGKMKAKKHMKADPRYDGSNCVDVDRLAARKRRFEDSMGKTNQLKRDSPEEGSRLGLRKTPDSAMAKENEDEKSLLRKVVHKMEHCKAKSERLVTVCSPKDEKESEIVSMGMGLGLSLELQSRLGEPTEEATDPLDPTCLKIQFWGSSLTKISDGSLDQDAFTELPQQDNGEQGVGLYKSRGETEERLESDLDHSQTCRKQMEQSRQEPDKSYKSESPQDGDTEDFERCSLVHEVGKTPQDVTDDYPSSKRKKSESFEFDLLSGKRDCNYRSSCELNEDLDLSVISFSGSGPFPSNEEECFSRLAQSVTNKKTKDSPKEMDKVYSHVDSLKYSLDMTPNCFRSPITEFPKLKTALLGCNEQLLQRWESRIKSDCLRMDMTFPSSIVKQESICKRLVCELEPGEVSSDSDDDGVNKNHSPKPNTSLSSILGEREERLTGLKLSCSLEKNKFYSFALDKTITPDTQALLERAKSLSSAREDNWSFLDRDSRFASLRGGSDKEKVESVPRPIPSWYMKKKKIRTDSEGKLDDNKKDPKAEDLERQELFASRFLHSSIFEQDSRRLQHLERKDPELGVGRYPVKQDAVKGQPGPWGGDLQEPIVLFHSRFLELQQQKETSWGHFPQEIQSVDESEQEASPKVLEFMQKADIKSVSPALILPISQFFSSPREISPQQEKEVVLTTSSSEQTLSLIEEEKLEHNLEVFPPQSPLVEIEPLASILITPLSPFLSDAEVKVEPKEVLCEPRVTTEDNLTVDHTSFLDNKPPTPGASLSSFEANAAEFTCSASPKVDENIEMVKIETQPEKPYSKDFDKPQKSDDSQEVHIPVSEAGIKPAKPIRKQPKSKRAKPNVSVTQILEPPKTAVSEKPVTRKSERIDREKLKRSSSPRGEVLKASSEPKTTAKSPVNVPDSENEAILIHGRSRRRNVRSVYATQSEGDAQPPCKEVVESSCSTRKCGVDKDLVLQQDALNTSTYTRRGRPPKSRRRGEDVSPVKGDSQKSSEEDSDMKEPANTGQGSRMSEGWCSPRMQKVQTAQVSSLTGASIGRKASRVDKQSKSETSSGKKSVDSTTTKEPEPKIKDESEEAGKLLEEAMQCLPTQKDEGDKVLTDQIEKKYSEGDIERIESTHVEKRQQSEKSGKVKAPRFTQNAKLVTEDKSLGLRNLEIRVSLDDVKGLLCSEEDEAVSFETTAKNSKPAVPDKEEARTQCYLKDAAEFSPEEREDALLDPEQTVDPAAAILARQMELERAVENIAKLTVVQPLQPYKEPPAEPPTLLPPVTIEPENEMEGEKSAIPASETELAAAIDSITAEDISTDTDGFTAPSTYTAIVPTPEPLVLPSANDVLEPETHMAISNIIDPDPEMGVLIPSAKPLMTDAKASESTVSGASAEDESLPSETHTKKGKAVRPKTPKRSRGRKAVNRKGETAEEVSEAETSPFKLPESIPEEIEVINSKAATATATVVASAATCKCDITCTMTVNTPKEAEQPAVEQPVPEESAFHSGTKRLPHFKKFQISAVAPALSPSPALTPSPTQLNLPPPCQGKMPVSPDWLHRSEESIIHATPATLVSVLTPSAPAVTALGSQSANPLMPPDTKASDIDPSSSTLRKILMDPKYVSASNSNAIPTTVLTTTLADPRMSENENSSDTMAARHTHPEDRPLPFTLQKPSPLTETQQNFGEKMVHSVISSPTTSVISRIPMPFDTEEAPRISLSNRNAGLSLTKQKSRSSMNENNCYHGVDVAEDVNCRGRSVVESTPYNTGSSRGLRVNTSEGVVVLSYSGQKTEGPQRISAKISQIPPASAVDIEFQQSVSKSQIKQEPFAPSQLCNPKGPLTPTGYGHPGVLLTGHTYNSQPVISTIKQESPGSEKSELSYHTGPQGSAVKMFQQPVTSPQILMYNRAVMQQHVKKEPEAESKPMMVDMAKAHQTSNLSPIMNPHYPSLTGNRMSPNPSTPSDRSVPHLKQEPHSPRATGHSPLPFAKVCSPRNSMSPHSSSMVLHPGMPEMSPYVASMHHPHPEQSVIMTPVSHSVTQSVSICHLSHSNVRMNTPQLSGMSHGRRENSLPSPRTGPPQHANTIREMMLQSHAGPTRGASDSCAQENMKHYHQGLCRPSAPQLQSDVMMMQAEQHRGLHHAGLRLDQYSMASRDMRDIRDMRILMHHQLGEHTIAEGRRSQTPEAGATSITNLSAASKSPKGMTQMRKEIPKTLEAKTSNPPHTESSRIMGVHPSIPVMVSPHHPQGVQMIHPGGTGSFPVYRDMQGFHSQFSSHSSMGLNLAPRGITPSQDGDLSHRGKLSQSLSAGSLGGGSETKSDNSHLRHTASMDLSHMPRMQRDTISPSYTSPMALSHKQELALQKGPPPVFMPSPPVAPLASSSQWHPESKPGHSGYRSVDMVQLLMKYPIVWQGLLALKNDSAAVQLHFVSGNNVLAHRSLPPLEGGAPLRIAQRMRLEAAQLEGVARRMMVESDYCLLLALPCGRDQEDVLSQTLLLKGGFITYLQQKQAAGIINVPNPGSNQPAYVVQIFPPCDFSESHLSRLAPDLLNSISSISPHIMIVIASV
- the spen gene encoding msx2-interacting protein isoform X4, producing the protein MLNSVTGTACGGGGAVSAGIGGGVVGAGISGTVGGAGTGGSGGSSSVGVGYYRSHSRSPSHFDTPEPRYEPRAREPFILASVVHRDLYQEEGGRRRDRSYHDSRSRSPHSTHSRNPSPQRLSTQASRPPRSHSGSGSRSRSSSSDSVSSTSSSTSGSSDSSSSSSDGSPARSVQSAAIPAPLSLPLSALDKDEPRKSFGVKVQNLPVRSTDTSLKDGLFHEFKKYGKVTSVQIHGALEERYGLVFFRQQEDQEKALAASKGKLFFGMQIEVIAWNGPGASTTETESENEFRPLDERIDEFHPKATRTLFIGNLEKTTSYHDLLNIFQRFGEIVDIDVKKVNGAPQYAFLQYSDITSVCKAIKKMDGEYLGNNRLKLGFGKSMPTTCVWLDGLASNITEQYLTRHFCRYGHVIKVVFDRPKGMALILYNNIEYAQAAVKETKGWKIGGNKIKVDFANQESQMAFYHSMQASGQDIRDFYEILSERRDERRPQYEFTAERPFFDNSVRTPGGTFTEDPRRKLPDRGREFYTEWDSYQGDFYDPRYFDDPREYRDYRDPYEQDIRKYSYLQRERERERFETDRERDHGRRTMEHSQSPSHPHRPASPTASHSLSERLPNDSDRRICCRSSERSASCSSLSPPRFDKARTDRYNKSDKPEKDGPFETEHGTGGDKEKWSGRKEKGEKQRLRKLKLQSPSVPSPETVPKLEREVSPDAVLRSKVSKFPLKEKEGSGKGRLDLPPCVVQLTRVKEKEVNLLGHAVLEKQRVRGGNDSIRLASPSRDQKSPPFHIDHQKGDIVKHGKVPKDNHLEVVDKDGKMKAKKHMKADPRYDGSNCVDVDRLAARKRRFEDSMGKTNQLKRDSPEEGSRLGLRKTPDSAMAKENEDEKSLLRKVVHKMEHCKAKSERLVTVCSPKDEKESEIVSMGMGLGLSLELQSRLGEPTEEATDPLDPTCLKIQFWGSSLTKISDGSLDQDAFTELPQQDNGEQGVGLYKSRGETEERLESDLDHSQTCRKQMEQSRQEPDKSYKSESPQDGDTEDFERCSLVHEVGKTPQDVTDDYPSSKRKKSESFEFDLLSGKRDCNYRSSCELNEDLDLSVISFSGSGPFPSNEEECFSRLAQSVTNKKTKDSPKEMDKVYSHVDSLKYSLDMTPNCFRSPITEFPKLKTALLGCNEQLLQRWESRIKSDCLRMDMTFPSSIVKQESICKRLVCELEPGEVSSDSDDDGVNKNHSPKPNTSLSSILGEREERLTGLKLSCSLEKNKFYSFALDKTITPDTQALLERAKSLSSAREDNWSFLDRDSRFASLRGGSDKEKVESVPRPIPSWYMKKKKIRTDSEGKLDDNKKDPKAEDLERQELFASRFLHSSIFEQDSRRLQHLERKDPELGVGRYPVKQDAVKGQPGPWGGDLQEPIVLFHSRFLELQQQKETSWGHFPQEIQSVDESEQEASPKVLEFMQKADIKSVSPALILPISQFFSSPREISPQQEKEVVLTTSSSEQTLSLIEEEKLEHNLEVFPPQSPLVEIEPLASILITPLSPFLSDAEVKVEPKEVLCEPRVTTEDNLTVDHTSFLDNKPPTPGASLSSFEANAAEFTCSASPKVDENIEMVKIETQPEKPYSKDFDKPQKSDDSQEVHIPVSEAGIKPAKPIRKQPKSKRAKPNVSVTQILEPPKTAVSEKPVTRKSERIDREKLKRSSSPRGEVLKASSEPKTTAKSPVNVPDSENEAILIHGRSRRRNVRSVYATQSEGDAQPPCKEVVESSCSTRKCGVDKDLVLQQDALNTSTYTRRGRPPKSRRRGEDVSPVKGDSQKSSEEDSDMKEPANTGQGSRMSEGWCSPRMQKVQTAQVSSLTGASIGRKASRVDKQSKSETSSGKKSVDSTTTKEPEPKIKDESEEAGKLLEEAMQCLPTQKDEGDKVLTDQIEKKYSEGDIERIESTHVEKRQQSEKSGKVKAPRFTQNAKLVTEDKSLGLRNLEIRVSLDDVKGLLCSEEDEAVSFETTAKNSKPAVPDKEEARTQCYLKDAAEFSPEEREDALLDPEQTVDPAAAILARQMELERAVENIAKLTVVQPLQPYKEPPAEPPTLLPPVTIEPENEMEGEKSAIPASETELAAAIDSITAEDISTDTDGFTAPSTYTAIVPTPEPLVLPSANDVLEPETHMAISNIIDPDPEMGVLIPSAKPLMTDAKASESTVSGASAEDESLPSETHTKKGKAVRPKTPKRSRGRKAVNRKGETAEEVSEAETSPFKLPESIPEEIEVINSKAATATATVVASAATCKCDITCTMTVNTPKEAEQPAVEQPVPEESAFHSGTKRLPHFKKFQISAVAPALSPSPALTPSPTQLNLPPPCQGKMPVSPDWLHRSEESIIHATPATLVSVLTPSAPAVTALGSQSANPLMPPDTKASDIDPSSSTLRKILMDPKYVSASNSNAIPTTVLTTTLADPRMSENENSSDTMAARHTHPEDRPLPFTLQKPSPLTETQQNFGEKMVHSVISSPTTSVISRIPMPFDTEEAPRISLSNRNAGLSLTKQKSRSSMNENNCYHGVDVAEDVNCRGRSVVESTPYNTGSSRGLRVNTSEGVVVLSYSGQKTEGPQRISAKISQIPPASAVDIEFQQSVSKSQIKQEPFAPSQLCNPKGPLTPTGYGHPGVLLTGHTYNSQPVISTIKQESPGSEKSELSYHTGPQGSAVKMFQQPVTSPQILMYNRAVMQQHVKKEPEAESKPMMVDMAKAHQTSNLSPIMNPHYPSLTGNRMSPNPSTPSDRSVPHLKQEPHSPRATGHSPLPFAKVCSPRNSMSPHSSSMVLHPGMPEMSPYVASMHHPHPEQSVIMTPVSHSVTQSVSICHLSHSNVRMNTPQLSGMSHGRRENSLPSPRTGPPQHANTIREMMLQSHAGPTRGASDSCAQENMKHYHQGLCRPSAPQLQSDVMMMQAEQHRGLHHAGLRLDQYSMASRDMRDIRDMRILMHHQLGEHTIAEGRRSQTPEAGATSITNLSAASKSPKGMTQMRKEIPKTLEAKTSNPPHTESSRIMGVHPSIPVMVSPHHPQGVQMIHPGGTGSFPVYRDMQGFHSQFSSHSSMGLNLAPRGITPSQDGDLSHRGKLSQSLSAGSLGGGSETKSDNSHLRHTASMDLSHMPRMQRDTISPSYTSPMALSHKQELALQKGPPPVFMPSPPVAPLASSSQWHPESKPGHSGYRSVDMVQLLMKYPIVWQGLLALKNDSAAVQLHFVSGNNVLAHRSLPPLEGGAPLRIAQRMRLEAAQLEGVARRMMVESDYCLLLALPCGRDQEDVLSQTLLLKGGFITYLQQKQAAGIINVPNPGSNQPAYVVQIFPPCDFSESHLSRLAPDLLNSISSISPHIMIVIASV